One window of the Saccopteryx bilineata isolate mSacBil1 chromosome 2, mSacBil1_pri_phased_curated, whole genome shotgun sequence genome contains the following:
- the LOC136322181 gene encoding allergen Fel d 4-like, with protein MKLLLLCLGLTLVCAQEGGNHEVVTSNIDLSKILGEWYTVMLASGVREMIEENGTLRIFVESLEEMANSSLLFQYHRKYNGKCVKFPILCPLTNGVYSAVYDGYNLFHIVETVYNEYIAIFIRHFQNGTTTKYMKIFGQKPDLSPNVKKWFEELCVERGIPRENVLDVTTGDRCLYNRGSNGTQASSRRLMLSEYLLQPPQLSAGNMFNERPQNVSPRSPQRPVLSAIRRHQGG; from the exons ATGAAGCTGCTGCTTCTGTGTCTGGGGCTGACCCTGGTCTGTGCCCAGGAGGGAGGAAACCATGAAGTTGTGACAAGCAACATCGATCTGTCAAAG ATTTTGGGAGAGTGGTATACTGTCATGCTGGCCTCAGGTGTGAGGGAAATGATAGAAGAAAATGGTACCCTGAGGATCTTTGTGGAATCTCTGGAAGAAATGGCCAACTCATCCCTTCTTTTTCAATATCATAGAAA GTATAATGGAAAATGTGTTAAATTTCCTATACTTTGTCCTCTAACAAATGGTGTATATAGTGCTGTct ATGATGGTTACAATCTATTTCATATAGTTGAAACAGTCTATAATGAATATATTGCTATTTTTATCAGACATTTCCAGAATGGTACAACAACCAAATACATGAAGATTTTTG GACAAAAACCTGATCTGAGTCCAAATGTCAAGAAATGGTTTGAGGAACTTTGCGTAGAACGGGGAATTCCTAGGGAAAACGTACTGGATGTGACCACTGGTG ATCGCTGCCTCTACAACCGAGGGAGCAATGGTACCCAGGCCTCCAG TCGGCGTCTCATGCTTTCAGAATACCTACTTCAACCACCGCAGTTATCTGCTGGAAACATGTTCAATGAGAGGCCACAAAATGTGAGCCCTCGCAGTCCTCAGCGACCTGTACTGAGTGCCATCAGGAGGCATCAAGGAGGCTGA